The proteins below come from a single Bacteroidales bacterium WCE2004 genomic window:
- a CDS encoding Phosphoribosyl 1,2-cyclic phosphodiesterase translates to MKTIRFKSFTSGSCGNCYFLGIFEEEACEAGVLIDAGFSPRRLKKELAREGLSFDDFSAMLVTHDHNDHIRSLGSYCKHLHVPIWTPPELARALTHHFITGDYYPACRHELAEGWNEIVPGRIRAQYFAVPHDASCTFGYAVLLDGYKFVIMTDIGRMVPQALSFAKQADTVVIESNYDLEMLRNGPYPKVLQDRICGGHGHLSNVECAEALRDFVHPGLRNIFLCHLSEHNNTPELAYETNAAVLQACYAEVEGRIPRLCPLPRMTPSPFFVL, encoded by the coding sequence ATGAAAACAATTAGGTTCAAGTCCTTCACTTCCGGCAGCTGCGGCAACTGTTATTTCCTGGGCATATTCGAGGAGGAGGCCTGCGAGGCGGGTGTCCTGATCGACGCCGGCTTCAGCCCGCGCCGCCTCAAGAAGGAGCTGGCGCGGGAGGGCCTCTCCTTCGACGATTTCTCCGCGATGCTCGTCACGCACGACCACAACGACCACATCCGCTCGCTCGGCTCCTATTGCAAACACCTGCACGTCCCGATCTGGACGCCGCCGGAGCTGGCGCGCGCCCTGACGCACCATTTCATCACGGGCGACTACTATCCCGCCTGCCGGCACGAGCTCGCCGAAGGCTGGAACGAAATCGTGCCCGGACGCATCCGGGCCCAGTATTTCGCCGTGCCGCACGACGCCTCCTGCACCTTCGGCTACGCCGTGCTGCTGGACGGCTACAAGTTCGTGATCATGACCGACATCGGCCGGATGGTGCCGCAGGCGCTGAGCTTCGCGAAGCAGGCCGACACCGTGGTGATCGAGTCTAACTACGACCTGGAGATGCTGCGGAACGGCCCTTATCCCAAGGTGCTGCAGGACCGCATCTGCGGCGGGCACGGCCACCTGTCCAACGTCGAGTGCGCCGAGGCCCTGCGCGACTTCGTGCACCCGGGCCTACGCAACATCTTCCTCTGCCACCTCTCCGAGCACAACAATACCCCCGAACTTGCTTACGAAACGAACGCCGCCGTGCTGCAGGCCTGCTACGCCGAGGTGGAGGGCCGCATCCCGCGGCTCTGTCCGCTGCCGCGGATGACCCCGTCGCCGTTCTTTGTCCTCTGA
- a CDS encoding Tetratricopeptide repeat-containing protein, producing MKKFLLAIALLLLGATFSFAQYDKDVFMWRGRQALSDGRYALAIENFNVLARLDTTDYWSFFFRGIAKYNLGDLRGAQTDFDTSVRLNPVFTNGFHYRAITESRFGDYEAAFRDFDRALELRPGQVGIYFSRGVANFLARKFDDAVADFDYYIKKEPRDPSAFLNRGACHLFQNDTTSALADYNTAIRLDRNEPEGFVRRARVYASQKQYDDAVADLDRAIALDKENTFAYFNRALIYYEQKRYNDAVSDLDTVLEHEPGNALTLYNRSLIYAQVGAFEEALADMDRVININPGNVLAHFNRAAIFVEMARWQDALEDYNKAIELYPDFAKAYLNRSYVENMLGRTRESKADYQTAQQKVRDYRARSGETSFADTTRRYDALLALDADFAKKDFDNELLQHRDIDIRLRPLYKFSLAAEKENRNVALSRHYENALIDRFIDAAPTPITLGNTESRGTENYLFTSNAEECFVKGLQELQRKQFNAALGWFDKAVAAAESDVERDRYARYYKAFYLMNRGVLKAEMIDFIASLEGSVQTLSMDTEGSTRARVSDRVARTYDYSDAIADIKEALSILPDIPYLYFDLGNLECLSSRFVEALENYDMAIKLYPGMGDAYFNRGLVLIYLKDKEKGCIDLSRAGELGVADAYSVISKYCTEDENN from the coding sequence ATGAAAAAGTTTCTCCTCGCCATAGCGCTTTTGCTCCTCGGAGCGACTTTCTCCTTCGCCCAGTACGACAAGGATGTCTTCATGTGGCGTGGGCGTCAGGCGCTTTCCGACGGGCGTTATGCCCTGGCCATCGAGAACTTCAACGTCCTCGCGCGCCTGGACACGACCGACTATTGGAGTTTCTTCTTCCGCGGCATCGCGAAATACAACCTCGGCGACCTGCGCGGCGCGCAGACGGACTTCGACACCTCCGTGCGGCTGAACCCCGTTTTCACCAACGGTTTCCACTACCGCGCGATCACGGAAAGCCGCTTCGGCGACTACGAAGCCGCTTTCCGCGACTTCGACCGCGCCCTGGAGCTCCGCCCCGGGCAGGTCGGTATCTATTTCTCGCGCGGCGTGGCCAACTTCCTCGCGCGCAAGTTCGACGATGCCGTGGCCGACTTCGACTATTACATCAAGAAGGAGCCGCGCGACCCGTCCGCGTTCCTGAACCGCGGCGCCTGCCACCTCTTCCAGAACGACACGACCAGCGCGCTGGCGGACTACAACACCGCCATCCGCCTGGACCGCAACGAGCCGGAGGGCTTCGTCCGGCGGGCGCGCGTCTATGCTTCGCAGAAGCAATACGACGACGCCGTGGCCGACCTGGACCGCGCCATCGCGCTGGACAAGGAGAATACCTTCGCCTACTTCAACCGCGCGCTGATCTACTACGAGCAGAAGCGCTACAACGACGCCGTGTCCGACCTGGACACCGTGCTGGAACACGAACCCGGCAACGCCTTGACCCTCTACAACCGTTCGCTGATCTACGCACAGGTGGGGGCCTTCGAGGAGGCGCTCGCCGACATGGACCGGGTGATCAACATCAACCCGGGCAACGTCCTCGCGCACTTCAACCGCGCGGCCATCTTCGTGGAGATGGCCCGCTGGCAGGACGCCCTCGAGGACTACAACAAGGCCATCGAGCTCTATCCCGATTTCGCGAAAGCGTACCTGAACCGCTCCTATGTGGAGAACATGCTCGGCCGCACGCGCGAATCGAAGGCGGACTACCAGACGGCGCAGCAGAAGGTGCGCGACTACCGCGCGCGCAGCGGCGAGACTTCGTTCGCCGACACCACGCGCCGCTACGACGCGCTGCTGGCGCTGGATGCCGACTTCGCCAAGAAGGATTTCGACAACGAGCTGCTGCAGCACCGCGACATCGACATCCGCCTGCGGCCGCTCTACAAGTTCAGCCTCGCGGCTGAGAAGGAGAACCGCAACGTGGCCCTTTCGCGCCACTACGAGAACGCCCTGATCGACCGTTTCATCGACGCGGCGCCGACCCCGATCACGCTGGGCAACACGGAGAGCCGCGGCACGGAGAACTACCTGTTCACGTCCAATGCCGAGGAATGCTTCGTCAAGGGCCTTCAGGAGCTGCAGCGCAAGCAGTTCAACGCGGCGCTGGGCTGGTTCGACAAGGCCGTGGCCGCGGCGGAGTCCGACGTGGAGCGCGACCGCTACGCGCGCTACTACAAAGCCTTCTACCTGATGAACCGCGGCGTGCTGAAGGCGGAGATGATCGACTTCATCGCTTCGCTGGAGGGCAGCGTGCAGACGCTCTCGATGGACACCGAGGGCTCCACGCGCGCCCGCGTCAGCGACCGCGTGGCCCGTACATACGACTATTCCGACGCCATCGCCGACATCAAGGAAGCCCTGTCGATCCTGCCGGACATCCCGTACCTGTACTTCGACCTGGGCAACCTGGAGTGCCTCTCCTCGCGCTTCGTCGAAGCGCTCGAGAACTACGACATGGCCATCAAGCTATACCCCGGCATGGGGGACGCCTACTTCAACAGGGGCCTCGTGCTCATCTATCTCAAAGACAAGGAGAAAGGCTGCATCGACCTGTCCCGCGCCGGCGAGCTCGGCGTGGCGGACGCCTACAGCGTGATCTCCAAATATTGCACGGAGGATGAAAACAATTAG
- a CDS encoding Peptidase family M28, whose protein sequence is MRHLPIFLPILLLTLSAARPLAASEPDREAVLRAEVSFLCDSLCAGREFGSGGSTFGTFYLKRQLRDAGLRTMVQSFSAAGRTGHNVVAVTPGWFRRYIVVGAYADALGTLGGRIYPGADANASGVAALLALARELPACCRGEVGIVFVVFDGHTADLAGSGAFLERFREQYPPILMVNLDQLGSSLAPVRKGRPDYLIALGGDRYRFALESANRGPRLDLSYDYYGSRAFTDLFYRRVGDQRCFLEAGIPAVMFTSGITEHTNKISDTPATLDYGLLSRRIDLIAAWLRSQL, encoded by the coding sequence TTGAGACATCTCCCCATTTTTCTTCCGATCCTGCTGCTGACCCTGTCCGCCGCGCGGCCGCTCGCCGCCTCAGAGCCGGACCGGGAGGCGGTTCTGCGCGCCGAGGTCAGCTTCCTCTGCGACTCGCTGTGCGCCGGACGGGAGTTCGGTTCGGGCGGTTCCACCTTCGGGACCTTCTATTTGAAGCGCCAGCTGCGTGACGCCGGGCTGCGCACCATGGTCCAGTCCTTCTCCGCCGCCGGGCGGACCGGCCACAACGTCGTGGCCGTGACCCCCGGCTGGTTCCGCCGCTACATCGTCGTCGGCGCCTATGCCGACGCGCTCGGCACGCTCGGCGGGCGCATCTACCCGGGCGCGGACGCCAACGCCTCCGGCGTGGCCGCGCTCCTCGCCCTCGCCCGCGAACTCCCCGCCTGCTGCCGCGGCGAGGTCGGCATCGTCTTCGTCGTCTTCGACGGACACACGGCCGACCTGGCGGGCTCCGGCGCCTTCCTGGAGCGCTTCCGCGAGCAGTACCCGCCCATCCTGATGGTCAACCTCGACCAGCTCGGATCCTCGCTCGCCCCCGTCCGCAAGGGCCGCCCGGACTACCTCATCGCCCTGGGCGGCGACCGCTACCGCTTCGCGCTCGAATCGGCCAACCGCGGCCCCCGGCTCGACCTCAGCTACGACTACTACGGCAGCCGCGCCTTCACCGACCTCTTCTACCGGCGGGTCGGCGACCAGCGCTGCTTCCTCGAGGCCGGCATCCCCGCCGTGATGTTCACCTCCGGCATCACCGAACACACCAACAAGATCTCCGACACCCCCGCCACCCTCGACTACGGCCTCCTCTCCCGCCGCATCGACCTCATCGCCGCCTGGCTCCGCTCCCAGCTCTAG